Proteins encoded within one genomic window of Glycine soja cultivar W05 chromosome 1, ASM419377v2, whole genome shotgun sequence:
- the LOC114367863 gene encoding ARM REPEAT PROTEIN INTERACTING WITH ABF2-like, producing MELQRRPDQCLPVRKGLKRKLEEEFDDDPQISAPPTGDARDALLSDVKEQVSLLDSNFSWNEHDRAAAKRATHALADLAKNEEVVNVIVEGGAIPALVKHLQAPPLAESDRLPRPMPFEHEVEKGSAFALGLLAVKPEHQQLIVDSGALKHLVDLLKRHKNGLTSRAINSLIRRAADAITNLAHENSSIKTRVRKEGGIPPLVHLLEFADTKVQRAAAGALRTLAFKNDENKNQIVECNALPTLILMLRSEDAAIHYEAVGVIGNLVHSSPDIKKEVLLAGALQPVIGLLSSCCSESQREAALLLGQFAATDSDCKVHIVQRGAVRPLIEMLQSSDVQLKEMSAFALGRLAQDTHNQAGIVHNGGLMPLLKLLDSKNGSLQHNAAFALYGLADNEDNVSDFIRVGGIQRLQDGEFIVQATKDCVAKTLKRLEEKIHGRVLNHLLYLMRVSEKAFQRRVALTLAHLCSADDQRKIFIDYNGLELLMGLLGSYNPKQQLDGAVALCKLANKAMTLSPVDAAPPSPTPQVYLGEQYVNNATLSDVTFLVEGKRFYAHRICLLASSDAFRAMFDGGYREKEARDIEIPNIRWEVFELMMRFIYTGSVDITLDIAQDLLRAADQYLLEGLKRLCEYTIAQDISLENVSSMYELSEAFNAISLRHTCILFILEHYDKLGGKPGHSQLIQHIIPEIQNYFVKAITKANSNIQP from the exons ATGGAGCTTCAGAGGCGTCCAGATCAGTGCCTCCCGGTGAGGAAAGGGCTGAAGAGGAAGCTAGAGGAGGAGTTCGATGACGACCCACAGATCTCCGCTCCTCCCACCGGTGACGCTCGCGACGCCCTCCTCTCTGACGTTAAGGAACAGGTTTCCCTCCTCGATTCCAATTTCTCCTGGAACGAACACGATCGTGCCGCCGCCAAGCGCGCCACGCACGCCCTCGCCGATCTCGCCAAAAACG AGGAAGTCGTGAACGTGATTGTTGAAGGAGGCGCCATTCCGGCGTTGGTTAAGCATCTCCAAGCGCCTCCTCTGGCTGAAAGCGACCGTTTGCCGAGGCCAATGCCGTTCGAGCACGAGGTCGAGAAAGGGAGTGCTTTCGCGCTTGGACTTCTCGCTGTCAAG CCAGAGCATCAACAACTCATTGTTGACAGTGGTGCCTTAAAACATCTTGTTGATCTTTTGAAGAGGCATAAGAATGGCTTAACATCTCGTGCCATTAATAGTCTCATTCGTAGGGCTGCAGATGCCATCACTAATCTTGCTCATGAGAACAGCAGCATTAAAACTCGTGTCAG GAAGGAAGGCGGGATTCCACCGCTTGTTCATTTGCTTGAATTTGCGGATACAAAGGTGCAAAGAGCAGCTGCTGGTGCATTGCGAACCCTTGCttttaaaaatgatgaaaataaaaatcag ATTGTTGAATGCAATGCCCTTCCAACTCTTATTCTAATGCTTCGCTCAGAAGATGCTGCTATTCATTATGAAGCG GTTGGTGTCATTGGAAATCTGGTCCACTCTTCCCCTGATATAAAGAAAGAAGTTCTTCTTGCTGGAGCCTTGCAACCTGTTATTGGACTACTTAG CTCCTGTTGCTCTGAAAGCCAGAGGGAAGCAGCATTGTTACTTGGACAGTTTGCAGCAACTGATTCAGACTGCAAG gtTCACATTGTTCAGAGAGGTGCTGTCCGACCTCTGATAGAGATGCTTCAGTCCTCTGATGTTCAGCTAAAAGAAATGTCTGCCTTTGCATTGGGGAGATTAGCCCAG gaCACACATAACCAAGCTGGTATTGTGCACAATGGTGGTTTGATGCCATTACTGAAGCTTCTTGACTCCAAAAATGGCTCTTTGCAACATAATGCTGCATTTGCTCTTTATGGCCTTGCAGATAATGAG GATAATGTGTCCGATTTTATTAGGGTAGGTGGAATTCAGAGACTGCAGGATGGAGAGTTTATTGTTCAA GCAACTAAAGATTGTGTTGCAAAGACATTGAAAAGATTAGAAGAGAAGATTCATGGCCGA GTTCTGAACCATTTGTTATATCTCATGCGAGTTTCAGAAAAGGCTTTTCAAAGGCGAGTTGCTTTAACTCTTGCTCACCTTTGCTCTGCAGatgatcaaagaaaaatatttattgattataacG GTTTGGAGTTGCTTATGGGACTTCTTGGCTCTTATAACCCCAAGCAACAACTTGATGGAGCTGTGGCTTTATGCAAGTTGGCCAATAAAGCTATGACTCTGTCTCCTGTAGATGCCGCACCCCCATCTCCAACACCCCAG GTGTATTTGGGAGAGCAGTATGTAAACAATGCTACCTTGTCTGACGTTACATTTTTGGTTGAAG GCAAACGATTTTATGCTCACAGAATCTGCCTGCTTGCATCTTCAGATGCATTTCGTGCAATGTTTGATGGTGGTTATAGG GAGAAGGAGGCACGGGACATAGAGATTCCAAACATTAGATGGGAGGTTTTTGAGCTGATGATGAG ATTTATATACACTGGATCAGTAGATATCACTCTTGATATTGCCCAAGATCTCCTCCGAGCAGCTGATCAATATCTTTTAGAAGGACTTAAAAGACTATGCGAGTACACAATTGCACAG GATATATCACTGGAGAATGTGTCAAGTATGTATGAACTTTCAGAGGCCTTTAACGCTATATCATTGAGGCACACATGCATCCTTTTTATATTGGAGCACTATGATAAATTGGGTGGAAAGCCAGG ACACTCTCAACTGATTCAGCATATAATACCCGAGATCCAGAATTACTTTGTTAAAGCCATTACAAAGGCCAATTCCAATATCCAGCCGTAA